GGTCACATCGAAATCGCTACATCTGAAACACTCGGTGGTGCAAAAATATCCCTTTGGTTTCCTGTGGTTACGTAGCTTTTGGTGATTACTTCTTTTTCTCCGACACGACTATGTGCTAATTTTATAAGAGGCCATGACGCTTACAGACCGTGAAATAACATTCTTAGTTGAATCACAGCGCATTAAGTTTTTAGAGAGCGCAGAAGTGAAGCAGCGTCGCGGTGTTTTACAGTTTCAGAAAATTCCAACCATAGATTACACACGACCTGAGCTTCAAAAAGGTGATGTCGGCTACGCCGGTGCATTTTTACAAATGAAGAAAATTGCTCAAACCAGGCAGCCTTTAGAACTCGATGAAATCTGCTCCTGGCAAAAGCTTATTGTCGACGAGCAAAAAGAATATGGAATGACCTGCTTACCCGCCGCTCGCGGAATACTTCGAAGTCCTAAAAACGACTTTAAAGTAAGCGCGGGGAATGTCGGCCATTTGCCTGCCGTTAAGGTCAAAGGAACGCTCTCCATGTGGGTTGCGATGCTGAACAAGGCAGCTATGAA
This Deltaproteobacteria bacterium DNA region includes the following protein-coding sequences:
- a CDS encoding Fic family protein, with protein sequence MTLTDREITFLVESQRIKFLESAEVKQRRGVLQFQKIPTIDYTRPELQKGDVGYAGAFLQMKKIAQTRQPLELDEICSWQKLIVDEQKEYGMTCLPAARGILRSPKNDFKVSAGNVGHLPAVKVKGTLSMWVAMLNKAAMKCMLASGFYHAINLVEYAAILLHGFEKITPFAAGNGCLARLLFNYFTILMDQPILVFSVDDRVVFKEARTDPKLMQRFIADKVRLEITCRCGQVAPRVQQVQWLDTYRCPGCANVQTIPRYALRPFVEN